AGATTGTTATGCGAATTAACCAGACACCACACTAGTATCATGCCCGGCGAGACACCCACGCTCCGCACGGTCAGTTCCGCGGAACCGGCTGTGTCAAACCACATGAGGCAACAACGTAACAGAACGTCATTCCCGCGGAAGCGGGAATCCAGGGGCGGTGGAGGGGCATTGCAGCGGCGTTTCCCCGCCTCACCGCCCCTGGATTCCCGCTTCCGATCGGAGTCGAGGGCAAGCTTTCGCGGGAATGACTCTTCGGGGTGGCGCTGCCGGGTCGTGGCCAGGTGCAGTTTCGACACAGCTTGGCAAGCGGGAATCCAGCGGTGGAGCAGGGCAGGATCGTGGAGAAGCCCGTGATTCCCACCAACGTCTCCCTCATGCGCCGCATCCTGGTGGCGTTCATCCGCAACGAGGTGCGCAAGGTCGGCCTCGAACGCGTGGTGGTGGGCCTTTCCGGCGGGGTCGACTCGAGCCTGAGCGCCATGTTGGCGGCGGAAGCGCTGGGCGCGGAGCAGGTGCTGGGCATCATGATGCCGTACCGCGCCTCCAGCGCCGAGAGCCTGGAGCACGCCCGCCTGGTGGTGGAGGCGAGCGGCATCCACGCCGCGACGGTGGAGATCACGCCGCAGATCGACGCCTACTTCGCCGCCTTCCCGGACGCGGACCCCAAGCGCCGGGGCAACAAGATGGCGCGGGAGCGCATGACCATCCTCTACGACCACTCCGCGCGCTGGGATGCGCTGGTGGCGGGCACCAGCAACAAGACCGAACTGCTGCTGGGCTACGGCACCCTGCACGGCGACATGGCGTCGGCGCTGAATCCCCTGGGGGACCTCTACAAGACCCAGGTCTGGGCCCTGAGCGAGGCCGTGGGCGTCCCCGACGTCATCGTCACGAAGCAGCCCTCCGCCGACCTGTGGACCGGGCAGACCGACGAGGCCGAGCTGGGCTTCAGCTACCGCCAGGGGGACGACCTGCTCTACCTCATGGTGGACCAGCGTTACGGCCGCGCGGAGCTCATCGACGCC
The nucleotide sequence above comes from Deltaproteobacteria bacterium. Encoded proteins:
- a CDS encoding NAD+ synthase; the encoded protein is MIPTNVSLMRRILVAFIRNEVRKVGLERVVVGLSGGVDSSLSAMLAAEALGAEQVLGIMMPYRASSAESLEHARLVVEASGIHAATVEITPQIDAYFAAFPDADPKRRGNKMARERMTILYDHSARWDALVAGTSNKTELLLGYGTLHGDMASALNPLGDLYKTQVWALSEAVGVPDVIVTKQPSADLWTGQTDEAELGFSYRQGDDLLYLMVDQRYGRAELIDAGFAPEFVDDIARRIQTSQFKRRLPVIAKVSHRTIDRDFRYSRDWGK